A segment of the Lolium perenne isolate Kyuss_39 chromosome 3, Kyuss_2.0, whole genome shotgun sequence genome:
gatagtgaaatacaggtggtatgaatgtatatgagcagtagtaatggcgccagaaaatacttgactgtctacggcgacagaaaatagcttgctggcgtgcagtagtaatattgcaggaagtagagatgcagcaaaacagtaaacaagcggtgattgcagtatttggaatcaaggcctagggatcatactttcactagtggacactctcaacattgatcacataataaaaccactctacactctcttgttggatgatgaacaccactaattgtgtagggctacaagagcacctcaatgtcggagttaacaagctccacaacattcgatattcatatttaataaccttagagtgcatgatagatcattgaaattataccaagtactaacatagcatgcacactataaccaccaggctatgaaaggaggaatagatcacattgatacgcgtacagcatgcgtccgttgggaaccccaagaggaaggtgtgatgcatacagcggcaagttttccctcagtaagaaaccaaggtttatcgaaccagtaggagccaagaagcacgttgaaggttgatggcggcgagatgtagtgcggcgcaacaccagggattccggcgccaacgtggaacctgcacaacacaaccaaagtactttgccccaacgaaacagtgaggttgtcaatctcaccggcttgctgtaacaaaggattagatgtatagtgtggatgatgattgtttgcagaaaacagtagaacaagtattgcagtagattgtattcgattaaaagaatggaccggggtccatagttcactagtggtgtctctcccataagataaatagcatgtttggtgaacaaattacagttgggcaattgacaaatagagagggcatgaccatgcacatacatgatatgatgagtatagtgagatttagttgggcattacgacaaagtacatagaccgctatccagcatgcatttatgcctaaaaagtccaccttcaggttatcatctgaaccccttccagtattaagttgcaaacaacagacaattgcattaagtatggtgcgtaatgcaatcaataactacatcctcggacatagcatcaatgttttatccctagtggcaacagcacatccacaaccttagaactttctgtcactgtcccagatttaatggaggcatgaacccactatcgagcataaatactccctcttggagttaagagtaaaaacttggccagagcctctactaataacggagagcatgcaagatcataaacaacacataggtaatagattgataatcaacataacatagtattctctatccatcggatcccaacaaacacaacatatagcattacagatagatgatcttgatcatgttaggcagctcacaagacccgacaatgaagcacataaggagaagacgaccatctagctactgctatggacccatagtccaggggtgaactactcactcatcactccggaggcgaccatggcggtgaagagtcctccgggagatgattcccctctccggcagggtgccggaggcgatctcctaaatcccccgagatgggattggcggcggcggcgtctctggaaggttttccgtatcgtggctctcggtactgggggtttcgcgacgaagactataagtaggcggaggagataggtcagggggcgtcacgggggccccacacgctagggccccgcgggccccccttgggccgcgccgccctagtgtggcggctccccgtggccccacttcgtctcctcttcggtcttctggaagcttcgtggcaaaataggcccccgggcgttgatttcgtccaattccgagaatatttccttaccaggaatttatgaaaccaaaaacagcagaaaacagcaactggctcttcggcatctcgtcaataggttagtgccggaaaatgcataaatatgacataaagtatgcataaaacatgtagatatcatcaataattggcatggaacataagaaattatcgatacgtcggagacgtatcacacatcaataccatcatagtaatagttaacttcataatctacaagagatcacaatcataaactatgccaagtactacatgatgcacacactgtcaccattacatcatggaggaggaatagagtactttaataacatcactagagtagaacatagatgaatagtgatacaaaactcatatgaatctcaatcatgtaaggcagctcatgagatcattgtattgaagtacataggagagagattaaccacatagctaccggtacagcccttagcctcgagggagaactactccctccacatgggagacagcagcggtgatgaagatggcggtggtgtcgatgtagatgccttccgggggcacttccccgtcccggcggcgtgccggaacagagactcctgtcccccagatcttggcttcgcgatggtggctgctctggaaggtttctcgtaccgtggctttttcgtatcgaagatttaggtcagggggcttcttataggcgaagaggcggagtcggaagggttacagaggcgccacacaacagggcggcgcgcccccctcgtgGGCCGtgccagccacatgtgtgggccccctgtggccctcctctggtccctctcgggtgttctggaagcttcgtggaattataagatgctgggcgttgattttgtccaattctgagaatatttccttactaggatttctgaaaccaaaacagcagaaaacaggaactggcacttcagcatctcgtcaataggttagttacggaaaacgcataaaatcatcacaaagtgtgaacaaaacatgtaggtattgtcataaaacaagcatgggacatcagaaattatagatacgttggagacgtatcagtgtagtacacaagtcgttgacataacacaagtgaaacaccgttgcacttatattacatccctcagagtggtacaacagaaacatatgcgagtccaaggcatgtctatagaaggatacacaatcTGTTTacgtaagatcaacacaacctcctactttacagtgaggtaaaacttcaaataaagctccagaagaatgactcgtagtctaacttatttctaactcaagtttaagagctacttggcttgctatagaaatctagctacttaggtgctaggattagtgaAAGGTTCCCttttattactagtctaggtttccattatagctgatgcagaagttgactccatggaCTTCTTTGACTGgactcttcatcttgttgcagttgactcctttgtcttcgagttccacggtagtttctccttcggtgcctccatagctaagcaggggatttaagagtgggatgagtacgagcgtactcagcaagttcatattaggaaataggtgtatcatgcaatagctacagccatagaccagaaagtcataggcgaatgcaagttttcataaacatttcttcaaaaggtttattttattctgaaaactatgcccgtcagtcttcacaggttgaacagaacttcgtggacttcgtttcctgccgcgttcgtagttcccttcccggaacagggagtgacagccacaattttgataccctctgcagaggtgcgttacttttcccataagagaacttatccttgatacctatccgagatgcatgctcgtccacacttccttggtgtggggccaggtgtaagatccaagccaatcactgccttctccacgaccctgcaaacccacccttttgtccatccgtacacccccggtagacatctcccgataatacggctttacccacggtgtactatggacaatccctcatagacggtagagcaagtcatccacacggatggggatttaaaaggccatcccaacctacgacagtgcctccaacaccccgcagctctatccagtccgttggcgtgcaggagggaaaaaatacagctgacttccccagagccattatagatcttatggttaacgcgatttgtatgacgctagaatcactggacggcattggtacttagtcctagatgagtagtacccttgcaatggaacctccaccaatcaacacataccatggttccattccccaccacatagtcatattcataattgtaaaataatactttgattttcaatgcaagagtgataagtatagtactttgcatatagtttggtaaaaataatcaaatgacatgagcaagcaatgaacttgcctttcttgactgcaagatgatgcaggcaaaagcttcgatacgtgataactccaaatgcttaaataccatcatcgtccggtaaggacaatgtttagagaattggcaaagatgctataatgcatagtatgagatgcaatcatcccgagcgtaacctaacctcgatgatttaataTGGATgatttgtaaagatttctttagggtgtgttgcacttttaggatggtgctcaaacaaggttcttattagggttggtgATATTATATCATAAACAAGTGCTATAATGCATCATAACAAGCATACACATAAATGAATGGTGATTGTATAACAAGTCAAGAGTAGGTGTCAGTTTTAAGTTCTAcatgacatggttgatgattatttctaatatacttcaaaagaataacttttgaagaacatattaatTAAGAAACAGTAAGTATTGCAAATaggaactatggcttctatgattttattaacatttgtacttcaaaagaataacttttgaagaacatgttaaataagaacaagaactactataaataggagctatgggcttctagggtttactattagattcatttagttctctaatagggactagttgggttcttaagttggatgggtctatatgtagcaagtattgatATGTTTACTACGATGGtggatcatatcaaaggatgtgaTCAAGATGGTTCCATaagttagctattagggtttactatggttttacatttgctttactaagtagggtttagttggataggagcatgtgatgtgcattactacacaagattgaAATTAGGGTTCATCtccatggttctactagggtttgatggttgaggttgatcataatggtgtggtatataggagtggtgatcaatggcactactctaattaacaagctagggtttgcatctaggtggcactagtggatcatataggttttactCAAAAGTAAGGACATGAAATGATAACcacatgtgaattggttttatccTAATGGATCATGAGCATGCATATATTTGTTGCTTACTAGGGTTCTATAGGTATAGATGAAGCTTTTATGATCACATGggttaaacccctagggttttaggattgcaaCTAACTTAGGATGAGCACATATAATGGGATCAAGGTTTTATTtatactagcataatacccgtgcTTTGCTACGGGTAGACCACATATTCGGTTCATGTATTTGAAAAAAAAATAGATTTTGTTATTGTACAATTTCAATGATCAGCGGAAGAACGCCTTTGTTATTCATGTTCATGTCAAACTATTTGGTCGTGCATTTTTTCTTTTATAGCATAATTATGCTCACGCCCTTGATCTATAAGAATGAGTATTTTCTGGTCGATACCTTCCTCTCTTTGATTTTTATTATTCCGTCTAAATTTTTTTTAGAAATTTTAAATGCTCTCTTCCTTCTTTATGTTTTATAAAATAAAAAATTATTTATCCATTCTATCTGTTTATTTTCTAAAAAATTATTTGAAAAAATATTGTAAAATAAAAAATCTTTAAATAAAATAGTGGGGTAGCCAACTAATCGTCAATGACCAAGGAACATAACAGCGGCCTCATCCCGATCTGACCCATACATGTTACCTGATTGAATTTCTCCTCTAGATCGATGTACATACACATGGCGCTGGTTCTAATCAAAACATTGGATGGAATTAGAGTACTGCCCGCCGTTTAACTCTGGGGGATGCCATGGCTTGCGAGTGGGAGTTCCTCCACTTCTTTGTTCCCTCGGATGCCGAATCGGCCAGCACTCTGTTTCGAGTTATCTAGTATGCGCATCCATCGGAAGCTCTGAACTCAGTTAACATAAACAGTGCATCGTCGAAAAAACTTATCATCGTCAAAAATCAGAATGTCGACAACGCAGAAACACTGAAACTTGTGATGTTCATGTGGTGGTCTTGGTACACACAACACACTCTGAACAAACTCTCACCAAGAACGATCACCATAAACCAAGAACTGCACTTTTGCTCGCTCTTGCTGGAGCAGCGGACTACATGTCAGCGTTGACATAAGGTAGGTCAAAGACAACGGGGAACAACCTCAACGGTGTTGCCCTCCTGCACGAAATTCGCACCACAACGGGTCTCGTCCCCTAGCCTGCGCTGCAGCGTCACGAAGCGAAGACATCGCAACATTGATTTTCTGCGTTTCTGGCCGTTCGTCGATGTCTAAATTTCTTCATCTCCTCTTCTTTCTTGCTATTATTTTTGTTGAAGAAATTGCTCTCATTAGAAACAATCGTGTTGAGAGGAAGATGTAGCAAGTGTTCACCACCACCATGCGCACCTACTTCTCCCTCCCTTGCCGTCTTCATCTGCCAGATATTTTCCAATAAAAAGCATTACCGGTGATCATCTTCACATTAGTACCAAGGTCAAGTGCCTTCGAACTACTTCAGCCATGTAATGTCTTGTAGAATGAATAAGTGTCATCTCCTTTCAGTACGAAGCAACGGAAAAGCTCTCCAGAAGAATCCAAATCGAACCAAGCATCCAAATCAAAGGCTCATCTCTCTATCACCGAATTAGTGTACCTAGCACTAACCTGCAGGCTGCAGTATGCCATGCATGACGGCATGAACGCGTCCAGCGCAGCCACCTACTTCCTCCCGTCTGACACGACCGATGCGTCCACCTCCGGAGGTCGTCGCTCTTAATCGAGCAGACGGACGCTGCGCCCCTGCGGCCTCTTACCCTTCGTCGCGGGCGTTGAGGAGGACGGCCAGCTAATTCGAGAGTGAGACGCTGGGCAAAGGGAGTTCAGGAAGCAGGGAATCAGGGTCTCACGGAGGGCGGGGAGAGAGGACCAGGCAGAGGACCGAGACCATGCCGCCGATCTACCCGAGAATAGCGGTGAGGGGATTGGATGAGGATAAAGAGAGGGAGTTAggacatctccaaccgggcgacccaaacggacgcgctgggccgtccgttttgggccgtttgcgtaCCCGAGCGGACGCGCGGACGGAGCCCCGCGTCCGCGCAACCGTTTGGGTCGCAGGCTGCGCCCAACGCAGCGGCCACCCATTTGGCCATTTGGCCAATTTCTTTGGAAAATAGGTCCTCTGGCCACAGATCCTTATAAACAATGTCTAACAAATATAGAATTATATCTTGTAAACATAGAAGAATATATAATAAACATAAAATATTATCAAATAGCATAAAATATTATCAAATGTACCATGATAAATCaaataaaatgtgccatagtttgagaaaaatataaaaattacaatTGAGATTGGCTAACTCAATTTGGGCGCTCGAGGACCTCCTTCTGTctcttctcgaaccaagctctcTTTGCCTCGCtaatgttggtcaagtcggcgttcatgATGAGGTTGTCCTCGGCTTGGCGTTTGAGCTCAACTTCCTGCGCCTTCAGCTCCACCTCTTTGGCCCTTGCCATTGCTATGAGCTCAAGttctctctctttgagctcaaGTTCTTTAGCTTTGGTCTTGGCCTTGACCTCTTCAATCTCAAGCTTCTTCTGCTGGACATCAAAGAATTTCTTCCTGTCCTCTTCTTTCTCCCGGCGCCtcctctcatccctcttgtccgtggacacctctctgtccgcatgcatctccttcaaagTGCCGTACAATAGCATGGACGAAGCATCACGCTTCATGTCGGCTTTGGTTGACTTGTGGCCGCGTGGacgacttgcacgagaagcggagctaccgcaaggctgcccaccatcaaggtcaatgacagTGGCATCTTTGGCGGGATTGTTGCCAGTCAAGGTCGCCATGTACCCCTCGTACCCCTCCTGGAACTTGGGGGTGCCGTGGAGTTccttccaacaatgagggaaggcaaaggtcttctctccattgttgactttgtaGAATTCCAAAGCTCGCCACACCTAGAGCAAAGTGAGCAACGATAAACAGATGTGCAAACATCGGATGAATAAGTTGAGGttaagaatcataccaagtccttcaCACCCATGCCACTAACGGGGAGCCGCTTCGCGTGATCATACGCCGCCTGGAACttgttgcattccgtttgaattgctccccacctcttttggagcgaTATTTCGCTGCGGTCGCTCTCAAATGGCTCCTGTCCATATTTGCGATGTTCATGGAAGTATTCATAGATCCGGCGCCAGAATGCGgtccccttctgctcggcacccgtcaacacatcttgcccgatggtcaaccatccatcgacgagcaccttgtcctccttctccgtGTAGTTGCCGGTTCGTTTGCTTACCCGGCGGGCTCGAGCTTGTGCAGCTGCGGCTTGTGTGAGGGCCTCACCGAACAACGGCTCCTCCGCGATGTTTATGCTGCCGGGACCGGCAGTTGTGCCCTCCTGTGTGTCAATGGGAGGTGCCTGGGGAGCCTGCTGTGTCGAAGGATATGGCAGGGTCGTCGGCATTGTCTGCGCGAAAGACGGAGGGGCCTGCACGGTGGACGGTGACTGCGCGCGCGCGGCCGACATATCGTCGAACAGGTTGCGTGCACCGGCCATCGCAGCTGCTCTGTGTTCTTCGGGCCTTTGGAGTTCGCCGGTGCACGGTTCAGGTCAATGGACGAAGGTGACGGCCCCGTCATGGACTCGCCCTcctccggtgacccatcccgtgCTGTGCACGCCGCCGCAGAATGCGCCCATTTCGTGCCCAAACGGGCGCCGGTGGGCAGCttgaccttggaggaaggggccGGGTCACGGACGAGGCCGAGCTCCCCCCCGAGGCCGCGCCAGTGCCGGGGATGATCATGTGCTGGCTGAGCGCAGCGTGGCCGTAAAAGAGCATGGCCTGCGCCTGATGCTCTTGAAGGAGAGTGGTCTTCGCGACCGT
Coding sequences within it:
- the LOC127339562 gene encoding uncharacterized protein produces the protein MAGARNLFDDMSAARAQSPSTVQAPPSFAQTMPTTLPYPSTQQAPQAPPIDTQEGTTAGPGSINIAEEPLFGEALTQAAAAQARARRVSKRTGNYTEKEDKVLVDGWLTIGQDVLTGAEQKGTAFWRRIYEYFHEHRKYGQEPFESDRSEISLQKRWGAIQTECNKFQAAYDHAKRLPVSGMGVKDLVWRALEFYKVNNGEKTFAFPHCWKELHGTPKFQEGYEGYMATLTGNNPAKDATVIDLDGGQPCGSSASRASRPRGHKSTKADMKRDASSMLLYGTLKEMHADREVSTDKRDERRRREKEEDRKKFFDVQQKKLEIEEVKAKTKAKELELKERELELIAMARAKEVELKAQEVELKRQAEDNLIMNADLTNISEAKRAWFEKRQKEVLERPN